The following nucleotide sequence is from Acidobacteriota bacterium.
CAGGCAGAAAAAAGGGAATTTGGGAGCGAATACTTTCCGGTCTGCGATTGCGGGTCGGTGTTTAAGAGGGGGACAAGACTGTCCCCCCTCCTCGGGACGGTTTCAGGAGGGGAGGCTGGGGTTGGCTCCTTCGCAAGCCGAGGAGAGCATCTGCTCCACGTGCTCTGCGACCCCCTCGTCGGGTTCGTCCTGCACCGTGGCGATCTCCGAGACCACGAGCTGGCGGGCCCGATCGAACATCTTCTTCTCGCGGAACGAGAGGGTCTTTTGCAGGTTGAGGCAGTAGAGATTCTTGAGCACCTCGGCCACCTGGAAGATGGAACCCGACTTCATCTTGTTGACGTTTTCCTTGTAGCGGCTCTTCCAATCGGACTCCGGCTTGCCGATCTCGTTTCTCAGAATCTGGAACAGCTCGTCCAACTGCTCCACCGTGCAGAGCTTTCGAAGGCCGACGTGGAGAGCGTTGGCGGTGGGGACCATTACCGTTGAATTGTTGGAGGTGAGCTTCAACATGTAGAATTCCGCCTGTTGCCCGGCGATCCGAGTCTCCATCACCTTCTGGATCACCCCGACTCCCTGATTCGGATAGACAACTTTCTCTCCGACCTTGAATTCCATTAGCGCCTCCGCGATCGCGGTGTGGGCACCGCTACGTTCCAAGCCGTCCAAAGGACGACACGTTCAAGACTGAAGCCGGAAGAGCCGAACAAAAGACCCGTCGAGATCGCCCAGATGGAATAACAGCTTCATTCTAGGGTAGCTTCTGGCCAAAAGTCAAAAAAACCATCCTGCTCCCCTTTTAAGTGAAACGGAGCTGAGGAGACAGTCGGGTGGGTTTCCTCACGGGGGGAAGTGATTTATTCGCAGCGACTTAGACCACCAAAGAGAAACGAGTGGTGGCGAAAGATAGGACGGTCCCCATTGTTCCGGGTGGGGGATCCGATTCTAGTGTCAACGCCTGCGTTTACTATGGAGAACCATGACGAGCACAGCGAGTGTGCCAGAAATCAGTTAGCGATGAGGATGGAGTGAATGGGTGAGACTTTGATTCGGGTGGGCGAGATTCTGTTGGGACTTGTCAGCTTCACAGCCCTGAGTACTCTGTGGGAATGGTGTCGCACCACGAAACGGCTAAGAGAGCATGTGAGGAGTTACGTAAAGGCG
It contains:
- a CDS encoding CarD family transcriptional regulator; its protein translation is MEFKVGEKVVYPNQGVGVIQKVMETRIAGQQAEFYMLKLTSNNSTVMVPTANALHVGLRKLCTVEQLDELFQILRNEIGKPESDWKSRYKENVNKMKSGSIFQVAEVLKNLYCLNLQKTLSFREKKMFDRARQLVVSEIATVQDEPDEGVAEHVEQMLSSACEGANPSLPS